A single Streptomyces mirabilis DNA region contains:
- a CDS encoding effector-associated domain 2-containing protein, producing the protein MAAQDPRRGLDPVRVAEVMVRPPAGRGPGRRGSGYRVGPWWVLTAAHVVRDASAGTTDVRFEADRADEWTVAARVVLASENADVALLELDGSAPHGVHAAATEPPSYGAVPDADVVLPCSAMGFPRFKLREDRMRRLDDGSASQYRDSCHATGMTSVLSNRREGTLELAVTPPESDAEPDRSPWEGMSGAAVWHDDSIVGLVSAHHRTDGLGRLAAVRVDRWYELLTRSELALLHECAGLPASVPELPRIPSARSAAAVPVTLADLRDDLPLRELDGLVGALTALPTVSDRTTLALVLGGINPAIAAMSPRTPALRPDVFGILRTCLRYPGTLDQLLEAIRLMEGDSAGVARMDEEAVELSRRHRRAGESR; encoded by the coding sequence GTGGCGGCACAGGATCCGCGCCGCGGACTGGATCCGGTCCGGGTGGCGGAGGTGATGGTGCGACCGCCCGCGGGGCGGGGCCCCGGGCGGCGCGGTTCCGGCTACCGGGTGGGTCCCTGGTGGGTGCTCACCGCCGCACACGTCGTCCGTGACGCGAGCGCGGGAACCACCGACGTACGGTTCGAGGCCGACCGCGCCGACGAGTGGACCGTGGCCGCCCGGGTGGTGCTGGCCTCGGAGAACGCCGACGTGGCGCTCCTGGAGCTGGACGGATCCGCGCCGCACGGCGTCCACGCGGCCGCGACCGAACCCCCCTCGTACGGGGCCGTGCCCGACGCGGACGTCGTCCTGCCGTGCAGCGCGATGGGCTTCCCCCGGTTCAAGCTGCGCGAGGACCGGATGCGACGGCTCGACGACGGCTCGGCGTCCCAGTACCGCGACTCCTGCCACGCGACGGGCATGACCTCGGTGCTGTCCAACCGCCGCGAGGGCACGCTCGAACTCGCCGTCACCCCGCCCGAGTCGGACGCCGAGCCCGACCGGTCGCCCTGGGAGGGCATGTCGGGCGCGGCGGTCTGGCACGACGACTCGATCGTCGGCCTGGTCAGCGCGCACCACCGCACGGACGGTCTCGGACGCCTCGCCGCCGTCCGCGTGGACCGCTGGTACGAGCTGTTGACCAGGTCCGAACTGGCCCTGCTGCACGAGTGCGCCGGCCTGCCCGCGTCGGTGCCCGAGCTGCCCCGCATCCCGTCCGCACGGTCCGCCGCCGCGGTCCCGGTCACCCTGGCCGACCTGCGCGACGACCTGCCGCTGCGCGAACTCGACGGTCTGGTGGGCGCGTTGACGGCACTGCCGACGGTGAGCGACCGCACCACCCTGGCCCTGGTCCTGGGCGGCATCAACCCGGCCATCGCGGCCATGAGTCCGAGAACACCGGCACTGAGACCGGACGTGTTCGGAATCCTGCGGACCTGCCTTCGCTACCCGGGGACCTTGGACCAACTCCTCGAAGCGATACGGTTGATGGAGGGCGACTCCGCCGGGGTGGCCCGCATGGACGAAGAGGCGGTGGAGTTGTCCCGGCGCCACCGTCGAGCCGGTGAAAGCCGCTGA
- a CDS encoding trypco2 family protein, protein MIELAELIEELRRELTAARTAAEGEDLYFEVGPVELEAAVVVERSATAGGKIRFWVVEAGADGRVADNVTHRVKLTLDPRTHSGGGRAPWVGGVEAERER, encoded by the coding sequence GTGATTGAACTCGCTGAACTGATCGAGGAGTTGCGCAGGGAACTGACCGCGGCCCGGACGGCCGCGGAGGGGGAGGATCTGTACTTCGAGGTGGGTCCGGTGGAGCTGGAGGCGGCCGTGGTCGTAGAGCGGTCGGCGACGGCGGGCGGCAAGATCCGCTTCTGGGTGGTGGAGGCGGGCGCGGACGGACGGGTGGCGGACAACGTCACGCACCGGGTGAAGCTGACGCTCGACCCGCGCACCCACAGCGGCGGCGGACGAGCCCCGTGGGTGGGCGGGGTCGAGGCCGAACGAGAGCGCTGA
- a CDS encoding aKG-HExxH-type peptide beta-hydroxylase, which translates to MRVPGRADWDVVEVRALGGSVRIAGRPLEGPDWHALTELRADGCTLLLDDTDPYRDLRKPAGVEPIDSAAEWQELFGPAWDILRRTDTEVAEALAGGLVSVVPRPRAERFRPHSASSGDAFGTALASAPDDAEQFASTLVHEFQHNKLSAFMHLFTLYDDQGARLHYAPWRDDPRPLGGLLQGVYAFFGVTAFWRRRGHALGQFEFALWRSQTAYALRAVGSADGLNDLGRRLVAELTRRIEPWLDEPVDARARSAAALAVADHRATWRACHLRPAPGTLRALATAWSDGIPLPRTADEPVPVPVPGSPARGIDTRAVLLRWLLADPAGFAALRDDPGAVVAGARLEDSSCTRRCSGSGRPRSRTSRRRRGNRSASRCGS; encoded by the coding sequence ATGCGGGTGCCCGGCCGGGCGGACTGGGACGTGGTCGAGGTCCGCGCCTTGGGGGGATCCGTGCGGATCGCCGGGCGTCCGCTCGAAGGGCCGGACTGGCACGCCCTGACCGAGCTGCGCGCCGACGGCTGCACCCTGCTCCTGGACGACACCGATCCCTACCGCGACCTGCGCAAACCGGCCGGGGTGGAACCGATCGACTCCGCCGCCGAGTGGCAGGAACTGTTCGGCCCCGCCTGGGACATCCTGCGGCGCACCGACACCGAGGTGGCCGAGGCGCTGGCGGGCGGGCTGGTGTCGGTGGTGCCCCGTCCGCGCGCCGAGAGGTTCCGGCCGCACAGCGCGTCCTCGGGCGACGCCTTCGGCACCGCCCTGGCATCGGCCCCGGACGACGCCGAGCAGTTCGCCTCGACGCTGGTGCACGAGTTCCAGCACAACAAGCTCAGCGCGTTCATGCACCTGTTCACCCTGTACGACGACCAGGGTGCCCGGCTCCACTACGCCCCCTGGCGTGACGACCCCCGCCCCCTGGGCGGCCTGCTCCAGGGTGTGTACGCCTTCTTCGGTGTCACCGCGTTCTGGCGGCGGCGCGGTCACGCCCTCGGGCAGTTCGAGTTCGCGCTGTGGCGGAGCCAGACCGCGTACGCACTGCGCGCCGTGGGCTCGGCGGACGGGCTCAACGATCTGGGGCGGCGGCTGGTGGCCGAGCTGACGCGGCGCATCGAGCCCTGGCTGGACGAACCGGTCGACGCCCGGGCCCGGTCCGCGGCGGCCCTGGCGGTCGCCGACCACCGTGCGACCTGGCGCGCCTGCCATCTGCGGCCCGCGCCGGGGACCCTCCGCGCCCTCGCGACAGCCTGGTCCGACGGAATCCCGCTGCCCAGGACGGCGGACGAGCCCGTGCCCGTGCCCGTCCCGGGCAGTCCGGCGCGGGGCATCGACACCCGGGCGGTGCTGCTGCGATGGCTGCTGGCGGACCCCGCGGGCTTCGCGGCGCTGCGGGACGACCCCGGCGCGGTGGTCGCCGGCGCGCGCCTTGAGGACAGCAGCTGCACGAGGCGCTGTTCGGGGAGCGGCCGGCCGCGTTCGCGCACATCGCGGAGGCGGCGGGGGAACCGGTCGGCTTCGCGCTGTGGTTCCTGA
- a CDS encoding MFS transporter — MSRTRSGERGAPATPEGADSRRWWGLVIIALAQLMVVLDATIVNIALPSAQRALGMSDGNRQWVITAYTLAFGGLLLLGGRIADLVGRRHTFVFGLIGFAAASAIGGAATSSAMLYGARALQGAFAAVLAPSALSLLTTTFTHPKERGKAFGVYSALAGSGSAIGLIMGGLLTEYLNWRWCLYVNIPIAVVGVFGAFALLPDPPGNARARLDIPGVLLGCGGLVTIVYGVSEAEARGWTDPLVLALLAGGIVLLTAFVYWQTRAPSPLLPLHIIKDRTRAGCFLTMALAVIGMFGIFLFMTYYLQVVLGYSPVWAGLAFLPMTAAIVICTTQISARLLRRVAPRVLMVPGALLAASGMLFFTHLTVDADYVGRLLPGLILMGLGMGLIFMPVFATATAGVAPQDSGVTSATVNTSQQVGGSIGTALLNTIATTSGAAYITAHLANPARKALIVREGVVHGYTVAIWWAAGIMLLAGLVAGLMVTARTPEHATAPAPVPESVP; from the coding sequence GTGAGCCGCACCCGATCAGGTGAACGCGGCGCCCCTGCAACCCCCGAAGGCGCCGACTCCCGCCGCTGGTGGGGCCTGGTGATCATCGCCCTCGCGCAGCTGATGGTCGTCCTCGACGCGACCATAGTGAACATCGCGCTTCCCTCCGCACAGCGCGCTCTGGGCATGTCCGACGGCAACCGGCAGTGGGTCATCACCGCGTACACATTGGCCTTCGGCGGCCTTCTGCTGCTCGGCGGCCGGATCGCGGACCTCGTCGGCCGCAGACACACCTTCGTCTTCGGCCTCATCGGCTTCGCGGCCGCCTCCGCGATCGGCGGCGCGGCCACCAGCTCCGCCATGCTCTACGGCGCCCGCGCCCTCCAAGGCGCCTTCGCCGCCGTCCTGGCCCCCTCCGCGCTCAGCCTGCTGACCACCACCTTCACCCACCCGAAGGAGCGCGGAAAGGCCTTCGGCGTCTACAGCGCCCTCGCGGGCAGCGGCTCGGCGATCGGACTCATCATGGGCGGGCTGCTGACCGAGTACCTGAACTGGCGCTGGTGCCTGTACGTCAACATCCCCATAGCCGTCGTCGGGGTCTTCGGCGCGTTCGCGCTGCTGCCCGACCCCCCGGGCAACGCCCGCGCCCGGCTCGACATCCCCGGTGTGCTGCTCGGCTGCGGCGGACTGGTCACGATCGTCTACGGAGTCAGCGAGGCGGAGGCGCGCGGCTGGACGGACCCGCTGGTGCTGGCCCTCCTCGCGGGCGGAATCGTGCTGCTGACCGCGTTCGTGTACTGGCAGACGAGGGCCCCGAGCCCGCTGCTCCCCCTCCACATCATCAAGGACCGCACGCGCGCGGGCTGTTTCCTGACGATGGCCCTCGCCGTCATCGGCATGTTCGGCATTTTCCTGTTCATGACCTACTACCTACAGGTCGTCCTCGGATACTCGCCCGTGTGGGCGGGCCTGGCCTTCCTGCCCATGACGGCCGCGATCGTCATCTGTACGACGCAGATCTCGGCGCGGCTGCTGCGCCGCGTGGCGCCGCGCGTGCTGATGGTCCCCGGAGCGCTCCTCGCGGCCTCCGGGATGCTGTTCTTCACCCACCTCACGGTCGACGCCGACTACGTGGGCCGGCTGCTGCCCGGTCTGATCCTGATGGGCCTCGGCATGGGCCTGATCTTCATGCCGGTCTTCGCCACCGCCACCGCCGGGGTCGCCCCACAGGACTCCGGCGTGACCTCCGCGACCGTCAACACCTCACAGCAGGTGGGCGGTTCGATCGGTACGGCCCTGCTGAACACCATCGCCACCACCAGCGGTGCGGCGTACATCACCGCACACCTCGCCAACCCCGCCCGGAAGGCCCTGATCGTCCGCGAAGGCGTCGTGCACGGCTACACGGTCGCCATCTGGTGGGCCGCCGGAATCATGCTCCTGGCCGGTCTGGTCGCGGGCCTCATGGTCACCGCGCGGACCCCCGAACACGCGACCGCACCGGCCCCCGTGCCCGAGTCAGTCCCCTGA
- a CDS encoding zinc-binding dehydrogenase: protein MHAVRLHAFGPAENLTYERTEDPEPGPGQVRIAVAAAGVHLLDAALRAGARGPAPAPTPLPTIPGREVAGTVESLGAGVEGHWLGRRVVAHLGFAPGGYAELAVADVDRLHEIPENLDFAQAVAMIGTGRTTMGILRFAELGPDSVALIPAAAGGIGTLLVQYARHTGATVIGLAGGPEKVARVHENGADLAVDYKDGGWPDRVRAHLDGKPVTVVFDGVGGDVARAAVELLGPGGKHLVFGWSGEGIQNGGPLLVEGVSEQVLGPVMLRGAGGPDPLRTLELRALAEAAAGRLTPAVTRFPLAAAAAAHRALETRATLGKVVLEP from the coding sequence ATGCACGCCGTCCGCCTGCACGCCTTCGGCCCGGCCGAGAACCTCACCTACGAGAGGACCGAGGATCCCGAGCCGGGCCCGGGCCAGGTGCGTATCGCCGTGGCCGCGGCCGGTGTCCACCTCCTGGACGCCGCCCTGCGCGCGGGTGCCCGGGGCCCGGCGCCCGCCCCCACCCCGCTGCCCACGATCCCCGGCCGTGAGGTCGCCGGCACCGTCGAGTCCCTCGGCGCGGGCGTCGAAGGCCACTGGCTCGGCAGGCGCGTCGTCGCCCACCTCGGGTTCGCGCCCGGGGGCTACGCCGAACTGGCCGTCGCCGACGTCGACCGCCTGCACGAGATCCCGGAGAACCTGGACTTCGCCCAGGCCGTCGCCATGATCGGCACGGGCCGTACGACGATGGGGATCCTCCGGTTCGCCGAGCTGGGCCCCGACTCCGTCGCGCTGATCCCCGCCGCCGCGGGCGGTATCGGCACCCTGCTCGTGCAGTACGCCCGGCACACGGGTGCCACCGTGATAGGTCTCGCGGGCGGCCCGGAGAAGGTGGCCCGCGTCCACGAGAACGGCGCCGACCTGGCCGTCGACTACAAGGACGGCGGCTGGCCGGACCGGGTCCGCGCCCATCTGGACGGGAAGCCGGTCACCGTCGTCTTCGACGGCGTCGGCGGTGACGTCGCCCGCGCCGCCGTCGAGCTCCTCGGCCCCGGCGGGAAACACCTCGTCTTCGGCTGGTCCGGCGAGGGCATCCAGAACGGCGGGCCGCTGCTCGTGGAGGGCGTGTCCGAGCAGGTCCTCGGCCCCGTGATGCTGCGCGGGGCGGGCGGTCCCGACCCCCTCCGCACGCTGGAGCTGCGGGCTCTCGCCGAAGCCGCCGCGGGCCGCCTCACCCCGGCCGTGACCCGTTTCCCGCTGGCCGCCGCGGCAGCCGCCCACCGGGCCCTGGAGACCCGCGCCACCCTCGGAAAGGTGGTCCTGGAGCCATGA
- a CDS encoding pentapeptide repeat-containing protein → MVRKAAGRASGRDRGARRPEVRLPPLEPHDGSGLEPDGDYDGLEFREADFVGQDGAGATFMDCALTGCALDETRLHHARLLDSVLTGIRGVGTDLAESTLRDVELVDARLGGVQLHGAVLERVLIRGGKIDYLNLRKARLKDVVFEGCVLVEPDFGGARLERVEFVDCVLKGADLTAATLTDVDLRHAAELDIARGVDRLAGAVISPSQLLDLAPVFAAALGVRVDGGPGPGA, encoded by the coding sequence ATGGTGCGAAAAGCGGCGGGCAGGGCGAGTGGGCGGGACCGGGGGGCGCGGCGGCCGGAGGTGCGGCTGCCGCCGCTGGAACCCCATGACGGCTCCGGACTGGAGCCGGACGGCGACTATGACGGGCTGGAGTTCCGGGAGGCGGACTTCGTCGGGCAGGACGGCGCGGGAGCGACCTTCATGGACTGCGCCCTGACGGGGTGCGCGCTGGACGAGACGCGACTGCACCACGCGCGCCTGCTGGACTCGGTCCTGACGGGCATACGGGGTGTGGGCACCGATCTCGCCGAGTCGACCTTGCGCGACGTCGAGTTGGTGGACGCCCGCCTGGGCGGGGTGCAGCTGCACGGGGCGGTGCTGGAGCGGGTTCTGATCCGCGGCGGCAAGATCGACTACCTGAACCTGCGCAAGGCCCGGCTCAAGGACGTCGTCTTCGAGGGATGCGTGCTGGTCGAGCCGGATTTCGGGGGTGCTCGGCTGGAGCGCGTGGAGTTCGTGGACTGCGTCCTGAAGGGGGCGGACCTCACCGCGGCCACCCTGACGGACGTGGACCTGCGCCACGCGGCGGAGCTGGACATCGCACGGGGCGTGGACCGGCTGGCGGGGGCGGTGATCAGTCCGAGCCAGTTGCTCGACCTGGCGCCCGTGTTCGCCGCGGCGCTGGGGGTGCGGGTGGACGGGGGGCCGGGACCGGGAGCGTGA
- a CDS encoding M1 family metallopeptidase — protein sequence MPRSSITVRFAPAPALALALALTACGGGGVHGKPGATGVRDPYFPKMGNGGYDVTHYALTLSYDPKAHHLDGTAEITARATQNLSAFDLDLKGLDVAAVTVEGKEARWNRAGQELTVRPHTDLDKGETFRATVRYSGTPETLTDQDGSQEGWLPTADGALALGEPTGSMAWFPGNHHPSDKATYDIAVTVPKDLQAVSNGELTSETTAADGRRTFTWHTAEPMASYVATVAIGRYDITRSTTKNGLPVYVAVDPTQTAAAKKVLSEIPEIMDWEAYNFGPYPFSSTGAIVDRGDDSGYALETQTRPVFPGAPDTGILVHELAHQWYGDSVTPKSWQDMWLNEGFATYAEWLYQEDHDGETADEIFNSLYRGDYYDTPEKNKAIWAFPPAKPSSAAHISDPPVYDRGAMVLHKIRRTVGDDTFYDIIQGWAATHRHANASTADFTAYVEKKAPDKDFSGVWKDWLYGEGKPPRA from the coding sequence GTGCCCCGATCTTCCATCACCGTCCGCTTTGCTCCGGCCCCGGCTCTCGCCCTCGCTCTCGCGCTCACCGCGTGCGGCGGCGGAGGTGTGCACGGCAAGCCCGGTGCCACCGGGGTCCGGGATCCGTACTTCCCGAAGATGGGCAACGGCGGCTACGACGTCACGCACTACGCCCTGACCCTCTCCTACGACCCCAAGGCGCACCATCTCGACGGCACCGCCGAGATCACCGCCCGGGCCACCCAGAACCTCAGCGCCTTCGACCTGGACCTGAAGGGCCTGGACGTCGCCGCCGTCACCGTCGAGGGCAAGGAGGCCCGCTGGAACCGGGCGGGCCAGGAGCTGACCGTGCGCCCGCACACCGACCTCGACAAGGGCGAGACGTTCCGTGCGACGGTCCGCTACTCGGGCACCCCCGAGACGCTCACCGACCAGGACGGCTCGCAGGAGGGCTGGCTGCCCACGGCCGACGGCGCTCTCGCCCTCGGTGAACCCACCGGCTCGATGGCCTGGTTCCCCGGCAACCACCACCCCTCCGACAAGGCGACGTACGACATCGCCGTCACCGTCCCGAAGGACCTGCAGGCGGTCTCCAACGGCGAGTTGACGAGCGAGACGACGGCGGCCGACGGTCGCAGGACCTTCACCTGGCACACCGCCGAACCGATGGCGAGCTATGTCGCCACGGTCGCGATCGGCCGGTACGACATCACGCGCTCGACGACGAAGAACGGCCTGCCCGTGTACGTCGCGGTGGACCCGACGCAGACCGCGGCCGCGAAGAAGGTGCTGTCCGAGATACCCGAGATCATGGACTGGGAGGCGTACAACTTCGGCCCGTACCCCTTCTCCTCGACGGGCGCGATCGTGGACCGCGGCGACGACTCGGGCTACGCCCTGGAGACCCAGACCCGCCCCGTCTTCCCCGGCGCCCCGGACACCGGCATCCTCGTCCACGAACTGGCCCACCAGTGGTACGGCGACTCCGTCACGCCCAAGTCCTGGCAGGACATGTGGCTCAACGAGGGCTTCGCCACGTACGCGGAGTGGCTGTACCAGGAGGACCACGACGGCGAGACCGCCGACGAGATCTTCAACTCCCTCTACCGGGGCGACTACTACGACACCCCCGAGAAGAACAAGGCGATCTGGGCCTTTCCGCCCGCCAAGCCCTCCAGCGCGGCCCACATCTCCGACCCGCCCGTCTACGACCGTGGCGCGATGGTCCTGCACAAGATCCGCCGGACCGTCGGCGACGACACGTTCTACGACATCATCCAGGGCTGGGCCGCCACCCACCGCCACGCCAACGCGTCCACGGCCGACTTCACGGCCTACGTCGAGAAGAAGGCCCCGGACAAGGACTTCAGCGGCGTCTGGAAGGACTGGCTGTACGGAGAGGGCAAGCCGCCCCGGGCGTGA
- a CDS encoding GNAT family N-acetyltransferase, producing MILEALAPGHDIPVALLGELTSLYASHHEFFSLSGDFPDAHDIRPEQVAAALTEEMAHPGVEVLLARSAGRLAGVVITLAHHPDPTDPDPWIGLLIVDAREQRKGYGRELVALVEERFRRTGRDAVRLAVLDNNPRGLAFWTALGYETIGHREDLQLGRPCAVLRKALNGRT from the coding sequence GTGATTCTCGAAGCCCTCGCGCCCGGCCACGACATCCCCGTCGCCCTCCTCGGCGAACTCACCTCCCTCTACGCCTCCCACCACGAGTTCTTCTCCCTGAGCGGGGATTTCCCCGACGCCCACGACATCCGGCCGGAGCAGGTCGCGGCGGCGCTCACCGAGGAGATGGCGCATCCGGGGGTCGAGGTGCTGCTCGCGCGGAGTGCGGGGCGACTCGCCGGGGTCGTGATCACCCTCGCGCACCACCCCGACCCCACCGATCCGGATCCGTGGATCGGGCTGCTGATCGTGGACGCGAGGGAGCAGCGCAAGGGGTACGGGCGTGAGCTCGTGGCACTCGTCGAGGAGAGGTTCCGCCGCACCGGCCGAGACGCCGTCCGCCTCGCCGTCCTCGACAACAACCCCCGGGGCCTCGCGTTCTGGACCGCCCTCGGCTACGAGACCATCGGCCATCGCGAGGACCTCCAACTGGGCCGCCCCTGTGCGGTGCTGCGCAAGGCGCTGAACGGGAGGACCTGA
- a CDS encoding SgcJ/EcaC family oxidoreductase translates to MTTAETHSIHALWETMARAWASADATLFASVFSPDCDFTTVRGDKPPGRAGIAAGHDRLFRTQYASTRLDARIVAVRHLRPDLATVEAESTVLTAVGAPLAKTHALAVAERTATGDWHLTAFHNMIPAIPKETAAVPQPTESEQARPKLRHLAIVAKDPEKLAAFYTSVFSMELFHRDPDGSCFLSDGHLSLALIKHRLDGDTPLGMNHFGFHISDTEATSAALAEAGADKPAERFTNRPFAEYRAMDPEGNWFDLSEHGFGGPRPPSAPDET, encoded by the coding sequence ATGACGACCGCCGAAACGCACTCGATCCACGCCCTGTGGGAAACGATGGCCCGAGCCTGGGCCTCGGCCGACGCCACGCTCTTCGCCTCCGTCTTCTCCCCGGACTGCGACTTCACCACCGTGCGAGGGGACAAGCCACCGGGCCGGGCGGGCATCGCGGCCGGCCACGACCGCCTGTTCCGCACCCAGTACGCCTCGACGCGGCTGGACGCGAGGATCGTCGCGGTCCGTCACCTGCGCCCCGACCTGGCGACGGTCGAGGCCGAGTCGACGGTTCTCACCGCCGTGGGCGCGCCCCTGGCGAAGACACACGCCTTGGCGGTGGCGGAGCGGACCGCCACCGGGGACTGGCACCTCACCGCGTTCCACAACATGATCCCGGCGATCCCGAAGGAGACAGCCGCCGTGCCGCAGCCCACCGAGTCCGAACAGGCCCGTCCCAAACTCCGCCACCTGGCGATCGTCGCCAAGGACCCGGAGAAACTGGCCGCCTTCTACACCTCGGTCTTCTCGATGGAACTCTTCCACCGGGACCCCGACGGCAGTTGCTTCCTTTCCGACGGCCACCTCTCCCTGGCCCTCATCAAGCACCGCCTCGACGGCGACACCCCGCTCGGCATGAACCACTTCGGTTTCCACATCTCCGACACGGAAGCCACCTCGGCGGCCCTGGCCGAAGCGGGCGCGGACAAGCCCGCCGAACGCTTCACCAACCGCCCCTTCGCCGAATACCGGGCCATGGACCCGGAGGGCAACTGGTTCGACCTCTCCGAACACGGTTTCGGCGGCCCCCGCCCCCCGTCCGCCCCTGACGAGACCTGA
- a CDS encoding TerD family protein yields MAVSLSKGGNVSLTKEAPGLTAVTVGLGWDVRTTTGTDFDLDASAIAVNTQGKVYSDAHFVFFNNKQTPDQTIVHTGDNRTGEGAGDDEAINVNLAGLPADVDKIVFPVSIYDAENRSQNFGQVRNAYIRILNQAGGTEIARYDLSEDAATETAMVFGELYRNGAEWKFRAVGQGYASGLVGIAQDFGVNV; encoded by the coding sequence ATGGCTGTAAGCCTGTCCAAGGGTGGCAACGTCTCGCTCACCAAGGAGGCTCCGGGCCTGACCGCCGTCACCGTGGGCCTCGGCTGGGACGTCCGCACCACCACGGGCACCGACTTCGACCTCGACGCCTCGGCCATCGCGGTCAACACTCAGGGCAAGGTCTACTCCGACGCCCACTTCGTCTTCTTCAACAACAAGCAGACCCCGGACCAGACCATCGTCCACACCGGCGACAACCGCACGGGCGAGGGCGCCGGCGACGACGAGGCGATCAACGTCAACCTGGCGGGTCTCCCCGCCGACGTGGACAAGATCGTCTTCCCGGTCTCCATCTACGACGCGGAGAACCGCTCGCAGAACTTCGGCCAGGTCCGCAACGCCTACATCCGCATCCTCAACCAGGCCGGCGGCACCGAGATCGCCCGCTACGACCTGAGCGAGGACGCCGCCACCGAGACCGCCATGGTCTTCGGCGAGCTCTACCGCAACGGCGCGGAGTGGAAGTTCCGCGCGGTCGGCCAGGGTTACGCCTCGGGCCTCGTGGGCATCGCCCAGGACTTCGGCGTCAACGTCTGA
- the arfB gene encoding alternative ribosome rescue aminoacyl-tRNA hydrolase ArfB encodes MDPMSGPYVIRGSVSLPEAELLWRFSRSSGPGGQHVNTSDSQVELRFDLAKTEALPPVWKERALAKLAGRLADGVISVRASEHRSQWRNRETAAVRLASLLAEATAPPPKPRRATRIPRGINERRLREKKQRSDTKRGRSGRDWG; translated from the coding sequence ATGGACCCCATGTCCGGTCCTTACGTCATCCGCGGCTCCGTCTCCCTGCCCGAGGCCGAGCTCCTGTGGCGTTTCTCCCGCTCCAGCGGGCCCGGCGGACAGCACGTCAACACCAGTGACTCGCAGGTCGAGCTGAGGTTCGACCTCGCGAAGACCGAGGCGCTGCCCCCGGTCTGGAAGGAGCGCGCCCTCGCCAAGCTCGCCGGGCGGCTCGCCGACGGCGTCATCAGCGTCCGCGCGTCCGAGCACCGGTCGCAGTGGCGCAACCGGGAGACCGCGGCCGTACGACTCGCCTCCCTGCTCGCCGAGGCCACCGCGCCACCGCCCAAGCCCCGCCGGGCCACCCGCATCCCCCGGGGGATCAACGAACGGCGGCTGCGCGAGAAGAAACAGCGCTCCGACACCAAGCGGGGCCGCTCCGGACGCGACTGGGGTTAG
- a CDS encoding sigma-70 family RNA polymerase sigma factor, whose translation MSDSEFPGENGNDDKNAKNANAKKAENAKDGANANEFLAARFESHRDHLRAVAYRMLGSLAEADDAVQEAWLKLSRVDADRVDNLGGWLTTVVGRVCLDMLRSRRTRAEEPLGPLAEGPGVRMPEPVLSPVSGIDPEQEALLADSVGLALLVVLETLTPAERLAFVLHDLFAVPFEEIAPIVGRTPMASRQLASRARRRVQGGAPVPDPDLARQRAVVDAFLAAAREGDLDALVAVLDPDVVARSEGGVTAGAIAVASGASGYAHLARIARPALVNGAAGVVVVAEGRVVGVLAFTVVHGRIAVIDILNDPERLAGLDVTVLDR comes from the coding sequence ATGAGCGACAGCGAATTTCCCGGAGAGAACGGGAATGACGACAAGAATGCGAAGAACGCGAACGCGAAGAAGGCCGAGAACGCGAAGGACGGCGCGAACGCGAACGAATTTCTCGCCGCGCGATTCGAATCCCACCGCGATCACCTCCGCGCCGTCGCCTATCGCATGCTCGGCTCCCTCGCGGAGGCCGACGACGCCGTCCAGGAGGCCTGGCTCAAGCTCAGCCGTGTCGACGCCGACCGGGTCGACAACCTCGGCGGCTGGCTGACGACCGTCGTCGGCCGGGTCTGTCTCGACATGCTGCGCTCCCGCCGAACCCGTGCCGAGGAGCCGCTCGGCCCCCTGGCGGAGGGGCCCGGCGTCCGGATGCCGGAGCCGGTGCTCAGCCCCGTCTCGGGCATCGACCCCGAACAGGAGGCGCTGCTCGCCGACTCGGTGGGCCTCGCCCTGTTGGTCGTACTGGAGACGCTGACGCCCGCCGAACGGCTCGCCTTCGTGCTGCACGACCTGTTCGCGGTGCCCTTCGAGGAGATCGCGCCCATCGTGGGCCGTACGCCGATGGCGTCCCGTCAGCTCGCCAGCCGGGCCCGGCGCAGGGTCCAGGGCGGGGCGCCCGTGCCCGATCCCGACCTGGCGCGGCAGCGGGCGGTCGTGGACGCGTTCCTCGCGGCGGCGCGGGAGGGCGACCTCGACGCGCTCGTCGCGGTGCTCGACCCGGACGTGGTGGCGCGGAGCGAGGGCGGGGTGACGGCGGGTGCGATCGCCGTGGCCTCGGGGGCGAGCGGGTACGCGCACCTGGCCCGGATCGCGCGGCCCGCCCTCGTCAACGGCGCCGCGGGTGTGGTCGTGGTCGCGGAGGGACGCGTCGTCGGTGTCCTCGCCTTCACGGTCGTGCACGGCAGGATCGCCGTCATCGACATCCTCAACGACCCGGAGCGGCTGGCCGGGCTGGACGTCACCGTCCTCGACCGGTAG